A window of the Helianthus annuus cultivar XRQ/B chromosome 4, HanXRQr2.0-SUNRISE, whole genome shotgun sequence genome harbors these coding sequences:
- the LOC110933395 gene encoding trigger factor-like, with amino-acid sequence MMKKVLENLIGKPIEQRFEEIELEEVRARRKAEIEAEMKNKGAIVPSKVVESSILDPCPISSVSGEIDDDDDILKDDAHDVYSIHNDDDDDDNDDDDQGTSGIKVTEASNEEKIDEYVHDDANEEPENAM; translated from the exons ATGATGAAGAAAGTGTTGGAAAATTTGATCGGAAAGCCAATTGAACAAAGATTTGAAGAAATAGAGCTTGAAGAAGTAAGAGCAAGACGTAAAGCTGAAATCGAAGCTGAAATGAAAAACAAAGG GGCAATTGTTCCATCAAAAGTTGTTGAATCGTCTATTCTTGATCCTTGTCCGATAAGTTCTGTTTCTGGTGAgattgacgatgatgatgatattcTGAAAGATGATGCACATGATGTTTATTCTATacataatgatgatgatgacgatgacaatgatgatgatgatcaaggtACTTCGGGTATCAAAGTAACTGAAGCGTCAAATGAAGAGAAGATTGATGAATATGTTCATGATGATGCGAACGAAGAACCTGAGAATgcaatgtga
- the LOC110933396 gene encoding bromodomain-containing protein 4-like — MLDHAYPNLVKDEQNDLLVLNHMDNETLIRLSKYHKNLTEPKTKTEFFGFIKSANYEDPDPVKHLKWRNDAEMKEKSAADELTKLADFCKTRNEWFTKEERKKRCGKRTPKVQAEEGSSSQPQKKRKKKAVEIMMVDEPEEDETEADVEENQDRLSPETERLMKYVDDTFEAGKSASKVAVDDEEKSLSGSDDEIDIEVDKWIRVNFDPRDRLIKKKRKRSTDDDDETYVPTPEHVQVEKTPPSGGRKKSTSRKCVVSPAVRKLKITLKSKPIQESQSKPPSPSPQQSSPPQQPSPPHQPSPQQPSPPHQPSPQHLHSPQLSPQHHISTPIHEQPFITSPHILQTPPTTQPPVQTTPGSSGFKDFPPIPEQITLEKLDDFSFVNDDLVKKLQKKVDEVLVEKRS, encoded by the coding sequence ATGCTGGATCATGCGTATCCAAATCTGGTGAAAGACGAACAAAATGATCTATTGGTGTTGAATCACATGGATAACGAGACATTGATCAGattatccaagtatcacaagaaTTTGACTGAACCTAAGACGAAGACAGAGTTTTTCGGATTCATCAAGAGTGCTAACTATGAGGATCCAGATCCTGTAAAGCATTTGAAGTGGAGAAATGACGCAGAGATGAAAGAGAAAAGTGCAGCTGATGAATTGACGAAGTTAGCAGATTTTTGTAAAACACGTAATGAGTGGTTTACAAAAgaagaaaggaagaaaagatgTGGAAAGAGAACTCCTAAAGTTCAAGCTGAAGAAGGTTCGTCTTCTCAACCGCAAAAGAAACGTAAGAAGAAAGCTGTTGAGATAATGATGGTTGATGAACCAGAGGAAGATGAGACAGAAGCTGATGTTGAAGAAAATCAAGATCGTTTATCTCCTGAAACTGAACGTTTGATGAAATATGTTGATGATACTTTTGAAGCTGGGAAATCGGCTAGTAAGGTGGCAGTTGATGATGAAGAAAAGAGTTTATCTGGTTCTGATGATGAGATTGATATTGAAGTTGATAAATGGATCAGAGTAAACTTCGATCCAAGAGATAGATtgataaaaaagaaaagaaagagaagTACGGATGACGATGATGAAACGTATGTTCCAACACCAGAACATGTCCAGGTTGAAAAAACACCACCTTCTGGAGGAAGAAAGAAATCTACGTCAAGAAAATGTGTAGTATCTCCTGCAGTGCGAAAATTAAAAATCACGCTGAAATCAAAACCTATCCAAGAATCACAGTCTAAACCACCTTCTCCATCACCACAACAATcttcaccaccacaacaaccatcaccaccacatcAACCCTCACCAcaacaaccatcaccaccacatcAACCATCACCACAACATTTACATTCACCACAATTATCACCACAACATCATATTTCTACACCGATTCATGAACAACCATTTATAACTTCACCACACATCCTACAAACACCACCAACCACACAACCACCAGTTCAAACGACTCCTGGATCGTCTGGTTTTAAAGATTTTCCACCTATTCCAGAGCAGATAACTCTTGAAAAGCTTGATGATTTTAGTTTCGTGAACGATGATCTTGTGAAAAAGCTGCAAAAGAAGGTGGATGAGGTGTTAGTTGAAAAAAGAAGTTAG